The stretch of DNA GATGGCGGCCCGTTCGGCACGCGGATCTGGCCGGAATTGCGCCCTCCGCTCAGGGTGCGCTTGGCGGGAGTGCCCCGAGGGCAGGTGTTCGGTGTGCAACGCTTGTGGGTTTGGCGCAATCCGGGCCCCAGGTGTCGCTAAGGTCCCCCCATGCTCATCCCCGCCTTCGTCGATATGCGGCCCATCGGAAGGTGCAACCTCAGCTGCCCCTTCTGCTTCGGCCCGAGGCACGAGGTCCCGCCCATGCCCAGAGAGACCGCACTGCGGGTCGCGTCCGCACTGAAGAACAGGGGCGTGCGTGGCGTCGTCATCTCCGGGGGTGAGCCGACCTTGCTCTCCTATCTCGCGGAGCTCGCACGGGCGCTGCGCGGACCCCAGGCGGACGGTCGCTCGGCGAAAGTGGTCCTGAGCACCAACGGTCTCGCGCCCCTGCGCACCATGCAGCGCGTGCTGCCCCACCTCTCCTGGATCGCGCTGCCCCTGGAGTCCGCGGACGCGGCCGAGCACCGCGCCCTGCGTACCGGGGTCGCGCCGCACCGGGAGAAGATGCTCGGCCTGCTCGGAGAGGTCCGCAAGAACCACCGTCACGTCCGGGTGAAGCTCGGCACGGTCGTCACACGGCTGAACGTCGGCGGTGCGCCCGACGTGCTGAACCTCATCGAGGACGCCTGCCTGCCCGACGTGTGGAAGGTCTACCAGATGTCGGAGACCAACTACGGCGCGGACAACAGGGAGTGGCTCTCACTCGGCGACGACGAGTTCGAGGACGTGGTCCACCGGTGCGAGGCCGCGGCCGAGGACCGCGGCGTCAGGCTGCGCGTCTACCGGAACCGAACCCGTACCGGCAGCTACTTCTTCATCGATCCGGACTGCCAGGTCGTCGTCATCGACGAGAAAGGCGAACGGCGCATCGGGGACTTCTTCACGCGCCTGGCGGAGGAGGATCTCGCGGTGGATGAGCCCGTCACCGGAGCGAGGAACGCCGAGAACTTCACCGGCACTTACCCGGACATGAACCCGAATACGTGAGGAGCCCACGATGACCGCACAAGTACGCGTAGGGGTCCAGGCGATCGTCCGCGCGGGCGGCCGCGTGCTGCTCGGCCTGCGGGCCAACACCTTCGGCGGCGGCACCTGGGGACTGCCCGGCGGGCATCTCGAAGTGGGCGAGTCCCTGGTCGGCGCCGCCTGCCGTGAGCTGGAGGAGGAGACGGGCCTGCGCGCGATCGGCACGCGCGTCGCGTGCGTCACCGATCCCGACCCGGCGGCCAATCACCACATGCAGGTCGGCGTGGAGATCCTCGACTTCACCGGCGAGCCGCGGGTCCTGGAGCCCGAGCGGTGCCTGCGCTGGGAGTTCTGGCACCTGGATGCTCTGCCCGACCCGCTGTTCGTCGGCTCGACAGGCGTGCTCCGCAGCATCAGGGGCGGGGCTCTCCATCTCCCTTGAACCGGTCGTCGGACTGGGCGCGCACTGAGTCCCGTAGCGCCGTCTTGTGCTGTTCCTCGCTCGCCTCGAACTGGTCCAGGGTGCTTGCGAGTTCCCACTGGATGTCGAACTCGGCCCGGCTGTCGGAGTAGTACCTGCTGTCCTTGTGGAACTCCACCTCAAGGACATTGAGCTTTCGGCGGGTCCTGCGTTCCGGATTGGACGTGATGTAAGGCTCGAAGAATCCGCGGTCCGTGGTGAGCAGGGTCGAGCCGGGGATGTCGATGTGCGTGAGCCGCAATTCGATACGGTCGTGATATGTGTCGCGCAGCGTGCGGTAGGCATCTATCACGTGCAGGAAAGTCTTCGAGTAGTAGTCGCTCGCCGCGATGATGTCCACGATGTTGTGGGAGTTGGGGCGCTCCGCCGTCGCGTCGTGCTTGGTGAAAATGGCGAGGTTGTTCCAGGGGCTGCTGATGATGGCGTAGAAGTAACTGCCTTGATTGAGGGCGTGAATGACCTGCGGATGGAAGAGCTTCAGATCCTTCAGGAAGAAGGACGCGCCCGCGTGCGCGACCAGCCTGATCACATTGCGCTCGTGCCGCAGGGCATCGCCCTTCGCTTTGTTGCGGGCGCTGTTCTCCTGGGGTGTGTAGACATGCTCGATGAGATAAGGGAGTTCGTCCGACGGTGCGGTGGCACCCCGCATGTCCGCGAGCGCCGCACGCAGGGCGTGCGTCTGGGAGTGGTCACGGCCCAGGGTCCGCGCTGCCGTCGCGGTGGCCGAGTCGAGCAGGGCCACGGCCTGATGCCTGCGCGTTGCGCAGAACGCCGTGCCGTCGGCCGCGTCGAACTCCGCGGTGGCGAGCGCCGCTTGGGCGACCAGCGTCTCCTGGTGATCGGCGCCGAGGAGCGCGGCCGCGCGTAAGTGGGCGATCTCCAACTCGCCGAGCTCCGCCTCTATCCGCTCCTCGTCCTGCACCGCCTTGGCGGCCTGGAACTTCGCCTGGGCCAGCGCCGAGCGCGCCGCGACGGCCTTCGGATCGTCGTCGTC from Streptomyces sp. BA2 encodes:
- a CDS encoding radical SAM protein; amino-acid sequence: MRPIGRCNLSCPFCFGPRHEVPPMPRETALRVASALKNRGVRGVVISGGEPTLLSYLAELARALRGPQADGRSAKVVLSTNGLAPLRTMQRVLPHLSWIALPLESADAAEHRALRTGVAPHREKMLGLLGEVRKNHRHVRVKLGTVVTRLNVGGAPDVLNLIEDACLPDVWKVYQMSETNYGADNREWLSLGDDEFEDVVHRCEAAAEDRGVRLRVYRNRTRTGSYFFIDPDCQVVVIDEKGERRIGDFFTRLAEEDLAVDEPVTGARNAENFTGTYPDMNPNT
- a CDS encoding NUDIX domain-containing protein — translated: MTAQVRVGVQAIVRAGGRVLLGLRANTFGGGTWGLPGGHLEVGESLVGAACRELEEETGLRAIGTRVACVTDPDPAANHHMQVGVEILDFTGEPRVLEPERCLRWEFWHLDALPDPLFVGSTGVLRSIRGGALHLP